GCGGCAGGGATGCCTATAGCGGCCATCGAAGCCTGCGCGGCCTCACGGATGCGGACATCTGCGATGGCGTCGACGAGTTCGGTCTGTATGTAGCCGGGGGAGATCGACGTCGTGCGCAGGACACCATCCGTCGACTCCTGTCGCAGGCCTACCATCAAGGTTCTGACGGCGTTCTTTGTGGCCGCGTAGACGGCCTGCGTCGGCACGATCTTGATACCCGATGTGGACACGGTGGTCACGAAATGTCCGCGCCCCTGCGAGTGGAAGACCGGCATGGCCGCGGCGATGCCGTTCAGAACACCGCGGAGGTTCACATCGATCATCGACGACCAGCCATCGGTGTCGAGTTCCATGATCGGGGACAACGCTGAGACCCCGGCGTTGCTGACTAAGACATCCAGGCGGCCGAACACATCAACCGTCCGAGCGACGAAGTCCACCAGTGTCGGTGCTGACGTGACATCGACTTGGCACGCGATGGCACGACCTCCCGCCTCGACTATCTCAGCGACGATGCCGTCAAGACGCTCGGCACGACGCGCCCCGAGCGCCACGAGGCCCCTCGCTCCGCGAGTAACCGGGCCGTTGCTTCGCCGATGCCGCTGCTGGCTCCCGTGACGGCAACCACCGTGCCTGCCATGTCGCTCATTTTCGTTGCCAATCGATCGGTATCACTAGAGTGGACACGTGTCCGCTTCGGGTCAACAATACGGACACGTGTCCGCTTAAGCAACCGAGAGCGCCCTGGAGACCAGTGAACCCGTCAATGCCCCGCGCAGACGCCCGGAACAATCGCGCTCGCATCGTCGAGGCGGCCCGCGACGCGATTGCGCTTGCAGGGCCGGACGGTGAGTTGCGGTTGAACGCGATCGCCCAGAAAGCCGGCGTGGGCCAGGGCACTCTCTACC
This is a stretch of genomic DNA from Cryobacterium soli. It encodes these proteins:
- a CDS encoding SDR family oxidoreductase, giving the protein MALGARRAERLDGIVAEIVEAGGRAIACQVDVTSAPTLVDFVARTVDVFGRLDVLVSNAGVSALSPIMELDTDGWSSMIDVNLRGVLNGIAAAMPVFHSQGRGHFVTTVSTSGIKIVPTQAVYAATKNAVRTLMVGLRQESTDGVLRTTSISPGYIQTELVDAIADVRIREAAQASMAAIGIPAAAVARAIAFAIEQPHDVEIGDLTIRPTRQG